The following coding sequences lie in one bacterium genomic window:
- the kdpA gene encoding potassium-transporting ATPase subunit KdpA encodes MSHALYVGVWLSVLVGLAVPLGRYMARVFAGERVFLTRVLRPLERLVYRVCGVDEAREMTAREYGTSVVVFTLAGLIVLFLLQALQRILPLNPQGLAAVHWHTAINTAISFVTNTNWQSYGGEYTMSYLTQMLGLGVQNFVSAGVGIAAFLAMLRGFTRKETGTIGNFWVDTTRSIVYVLLPLSFVFALFLASQGVVQTLRPSATVRTLDGAGQTIAVGPAASQIAIKQLGSNGGGFFNANSAHPFENPNWLSNFLELLAILLIPVALVFTLGQMLGNPKQGRALFYAMTVLFLLGLGIALASELAGNPALRHLGVENGPNLAGKETRFGVVNSVLWGQSTTCTSNGSVNSMHDAASPLTGLVYMFNMGIGEAIFGGVGVGLMTMLFYVILTMFIAGLMIGRTPEFLGKKLGPFEMVMAVIGVLLPPAVMLLGAALAVLLPSARASLANPSAHGLSEIIYAYLSAAGNNGSAFAGLNADTPFYNLTLGLAMLAGRFATILPGLAIAGALARKKRVPSSIATFPTTGVLFVVMLVAVIIIVGALTYFPVFTLGPILEHVTLTGGGAF; translated from the coding sequence ATGTCACACGCGCTCTATGTCGGCGTCTGGCTTTCAGTCCTGGTTGGCCTGGCCGTCCCGCTTGGCCGGTACATGGCTCGAGTATTCGCGGGCGAGCGAGTCTTCCTGACCCGGGTCCTAAGGCCGCTTGAACGACTGGTGTATCGTGTCTGCGGCGTGGACGAGGCCCGCGAGATGACTGCCCGCGAGTACGGTACTTCCGTTGTCGTATTCACGCTAGCCGGCCTCATCGTGCTGTTCCTTCTGCAGGCGCTGCAGCGAATCCTGCCACTGAATCCCCAGGGCCTTGCCGCAGTCCATTGGCACACGGCCATCAACACCGCTATTTCCTTTGTCACCAATACCAACTGGCAGTCCTATGGCGGCGAGTACACGATGAGCTACCTGACCCAGATGTTAGGGCTCGGGGTCCAGAACTTCGTTTCCGCCGGTGTCGGCATTGCCGCCTTCCTTGCCATGTTGCGTGGTTTCACCCGGAAGGAAACGGGGACCATCGGCAACTTCTGGGTGGATACGACCCGCAGCATTGTCTACGTCCTGCTGCCGCTCTCATTCGTCTTCGCGCTGTTTCTCGCCTCCCAGGGCGTAGTCCAGACTCTCCGGCCATCCGCGACCGTCCGGACTCTCGACGGTGCAGGCCAGACCATCGCGGTCGGGCCGGCCGCCTCGCAGATTGCCATCAAGCAGCTCGGCTCGAACGGCGGCGGGTTCTTCAACGCCAACTCCGCGCACCCGTTTGAGAACCCGAACTGGCTCTCGAACTTCCTCGAACTGCTGGCAATCCTGCTGATACCGGTGGCTCTCGTCTTCACGCTCGGACAGATGCTCGGGAACCCGAAACAGGGACGCGCACTCTTCTATGCGATGACGGTCCTTTTCCTGCTCGGGCTCGGCATCGCGCTCGCCTCCGAACTCGCGGGCAACCCGGCCCTGCGGCACCTCGGGGTCGAGAACGGTCCCAACCTCGCGGGCAAGGAAACCCGGTTCGGTGTAGTCAATTCCGTACTCTGGGGCCAGTCTACTACCTGCACTTCAAACGGCTCGGTCAACAGCATGCACGACGCCGCTTCGCCGCTGACCGGCCTCGTTTACATGTTCAACATGGGCATCGGCGAGGCCATTTTCGGCGGAGTCGGAGTCGGCCTGATGACCATGCTCTTCTATGTCATCCTCACCATGTTCATCGCCGGCCTGATGATCGGCCGGACTCCTGAGTTCCTCGGCAAGAAGCTCGGCCCGTTCGAGATGGTGATGGCCGTCATCGGCGTGCTCCTGCCGCCGGCGGTCATGCTCCTCGGCGCAGCACTGGCCGTCCTCCTGCCTTCGGCACGGGCCAGTCTTGCCAATCCATCGGCCCACGGCCTTTCTGAGATAATCTATGCGTATCTATCCGCTGCCGGGAACAACGGGTCCGCGTTTGCCGGCTTGAACGCCGACACGCCGTTCTACAACCTGACACTCGGGCTGGCGATGCTGGCCGGTAGGTTTGCGACAATCCTGCCCGGCCTGGCCATTGCCGGGGCTCTTGCCCGCAAGAAGCGCGTGCCATCAAGCATCGCCACGTTCCCAACGACCGGCGTTCTCTTCGTCGTCATGCTGGTCGCCGTCATTATCATCGTCGGTGCACTGACGTACTTCCCGGTGTTCACGCTCGGGCCAATCCTCGAACACGTAACGTTGACCGGAGGCGGCGCGTTCTAG
- a CDS encoding HAD-IC family P-type ATPase — MDHRPATLIAPRLLLRALTQSLHKLNPISLWRNPVMLAVELGALVTTVFIGIDAARGSGVGFVLQVSIWLWFTVIFANFAEALAEAQGTARAESLRKSRHDLIAQVMRDDGSTEPVPATKLRKDDVILLKDGEVISGDGEVIEGTSLVDESAITGESAPVIREAGGDRSGVTGGSRVLSGTIKVRITANPGETFLDNMIKMVESARRHKTPNEIALEIMLIGLTVLFIVVVVTLPAFAAYMGVSTTVPILISLLVCLMPTTIGGLLPAIGIAGTDRLLQHNIIALSGRAIEAAGDVDVVLLDKTGTITLGNRMATELIPATGVTREETIEAALLSSLSDETPEGRSIVVLSKNELGIKGRDIRAPEGASFVPFSAQTRMSGIDIPESPNANRQSPNSEVRSSRLDSSAFGVRSSQFPPRRIRKGSVDAVRAWVEAAGGTFSEDLKHKVDALAAQGDTPLVIAEVRTPGFKDSRGPVPDTGILDPSTPRPLPRLLGIIRLKDVLKQGIKARLSQLRQLGIKSVMITGDNPLTAASIAAEAGLDDFVAQARPEAKLELIRKYQSDGHLLAMIGDGTNDAPALAQADVAVAMNAGTQAAREAANMIDLDSNPTKLLDIVEVGKQILITRGALTTFSIANDVSKYFAIVPAIFVAVYPRLGFLNVMHLTNPSSAVLAAVVFNAIIIPMLIPIALRGVRFRTTSASALLRLNLLVYGVGGLLLPFLGIKLLDLLLVWLHLA, encoded by the coding sequence ATGGACCACCGTCCCGCGACGCTCATCGCGCCCCGGCTCCTGCTGCGCGCCCTGACCCAGTCCCTGCATAAGCTGAACCCGATCTCGCTCTGGCGCAACCCGGTGATGCTCGCGGTTGAACTCGGAGCGCTGGTCACCACGGTCTTCATCGGAATCGATGCCGCCCGCGGTAGCGGTGTCGGCTTTGTCCTGCAGGTCAGTATCTGGCTCTGGTTCACCGTCATCTTCGCCAACTTCGCCGAAGCCCTGGCCGAGGCGCAGGGCACTGCCCGAGCCGAGTCCCTGCGCAAGTCACGACACGACCTCATAGCCCAGGTCATGCGCGATGACGGCAGTACTGAGCCGGTCCCGGCGACCAAGCTCCGCAAGGACGACGTGATTCTCCTCAAGGACGGCGAGGTGATTTCCGGCGACGGCGAGGTCATCGAAGGCACGTCACTCGTGGACGAATCGGCCATCACCGGCGAATCGGCCCCGGTCATTCGTGAGGCGGGCGGCGACCGCAGCGGCGTCACCGGCGGCTCCCGAGTCCTTTCCGGCACCATCAAGGTGAGAATCACCGCCAATCCCGGGGAGACCTTCCTCGACAACATGATAAAGATGGTCGAGAGCGCGCGCCGCCACAAGACCCCGAACGAGATTGCCCTCGAAATCATGCTTATCGGGCTCACCGTCCTGTTCATCGTGGTCGTCGTGACCCTGCCTGCCTTTGCCGCTTACATGGGAGTCAGCACCACGGTCCCGATACTCATCTCGCTCCTCGTCTGCCTGATGCCCACGACCATCGGCGGGTTGCTGCCTGCCATCGGCATCGCCGGTACGGACCGCCTGCTCCAGCACAACATCATCGCCCTGAGCGGCCGGGCAATCGAGGCCGCGGGCGACGTGGACGTGGTCCTGCTCGACAAGACCGGGACGATCACGCTCGGAAACCGCATGGCGACCGAGCTGATTCCCGCGACCGGCGTGACGCGCGAGGAGACAATCGAGGCCGCCCTGCTCTCCTCCCTGTCGGACGAGACCCCGGAAGGCCGCAGCATCGTGGTCCTGAGCAAGAACGAACTCGGCATCAAAGGCCGCGACATCCGCGCGCCCGAAGGCGCTTCGTTCGTCCCGTTCTCGGCCCAGACCCGGATGAGCGGAATCGACATCCCAGAATCGCCAAACGCCAATCGCCAATCGCCGAACTCCGAAGTCCGGAGTTCCCGGTTGGACAGCTCGGCGTTCGGCGTTCGCAGTTCGCAGTTTCCGCCGCGTCGTATTCGTAAGGGCTCGGTGGACGCGGTGCGCGCCTGGGTCGAAGCCGCCGGCGGCACGTTCTCCGAAGACCTCAAACACAAGGTCGACGCGCTCGCCGCACAGGGCGACACGCCACTAGTCATCGCCGAAGTCAGGACTCCAGGATTCAAGGATTCCAGGGGTCCAGTTCCGGACACTGGAATCCTCGACCCCTCGACTCCTCGACCCCTTCCTCGTCTTCTAGGCATCATCCGCCTCAAGGACGTGTTGAAGCAAGGCATCAAGGCGCGGCTCTCCCAACTCCGCCAGCTCGGAATCAAGTCGGTGATGATTACCGGCGACAACCCACTCACGGCCGCCTCCATTGCGGCTGAGGCCGGACTCGACGACTTCGTGGCCCAGGCAAGACCTGAGGCCAAGCTGGAGCTGATTCGGAAATACCAGTCCGACGGCCACCTGCTGGCGATGATCGGTGACGGTACCAACGACGCTCCTGCCCTTGCCCAGGCCGACGTCGCGGTCGCAATGAACGCAGGAACCCAGGCCGCGCGCGAAGCGGCCAACATGATTGACCTCGACTCCAACCCGACCAAGCTCCTCGACATCGTCGAAGTGGGCAAACAGATACTCATCACGCGCGGCGCGCTGACTACGTTCTCTATTGCCAATGACGTATCCAAGTACTTCGCCATCGTCCCGGCAATCTTTGTCGCAGTCTATCCTCGGCTCGGGTTCCTCAATGTCATGCACCTTACCAACCCGTCGAGCGCGGTCCTCGCCGCGGTCGTATTTAACGCCATCATCATCCCGATGCTGATACCGATAGCCTTGCGCGGGGTCAGGTTCCGAACGACATCGGCCTCGGCCCTGCTCCGACTCAACCTGCTGGTCTATGGCGTCGGCGGACTGCTGCTCCCGTTCCTCGGCATCAAACTCCTCGACCTGCTGCTGGTCTGGCTCCATCTCGCATGA